One segment of Leptospira kirschneri serovar Cynopteri str. 3522 CT DNA contains the following:
- a CDS encoding DoxX family protein: protein MNIFLWVLQILLALHTVIGAVWKFSNSEQTVSSLKAIPHSIWLIMSIIEIFCSLSLILPAFKKSLAILAPVAAIFITIEMLFFSVLHINSGDTNYGPMIYWLVVAAICAFIAYCRFVLKPIHLT from the coding sequence ATGAATATTTTCTTATGGGTTCTTCAAATCCTTTTGGCACTGCATACCGTAATAGGTGCGGTGTGGAAATTTTCCAATTCCGAACAAACTGTATCCTCCTTAAAGGCAATTCCACATTCAATTTGGTTAATAATGAGCATCATTGAAATTTTTTGTAGCCTGAGCCTAATCCTCCCGGCATTTAAAAAATCTCTGGCCATTCTTGCTCCTGTTGCGGCAATTTTTATAACCATAGAAATGTTATTCTTTTCTGTCTTACACATTAATTCCGGTGACACGAATTACGGTCCTATGATTTATTGGCTTGTCGTGGCCGCAATATGTGCATTTATTGCATACTGTAGATTTGTACTAAAACCTATTCACCTAACATAA